The following coding sequences lie in one Sorghum bicolor cultivar BTx623 chromosome 6, Sorghum_bicolor_NCBIv3, whole genome shotgun sequence genomic window:
- the LOC8075241 gene encoding probable BOI-related E3 ubiquitin-protein ligase 3 translates to MPLLPLALLTQRVPNAFAVLAMAVQARHFPHNSLAPAAGASLFLDAYAGRVPAPAPIGDARTVLNDDFPRSDLAWPCNHGRFLPRKRPRLEAADQAQAALAAGGDLFQDQRVGMRMPPACTERLLQPAVPPPFVDVQVQGRAVGSGAASTSGRMGNGATPPAVVSLELLPSWTHRHGVEIDALVRLEAERMRAALKEARRRHARALLAAVARAASGSGRLRASEADLERALRRNAELEEKARQAGAECQAWVGVARSHEAVAAGLRATLDQVLLRSSPCGAGARAPAAGGGCQAEDAQLCCFEAHATEDDDADDGACACASSTSRSKSLACKSCGGGEACVLLLPCRHLCLCRVCEDAVDACPVCANTKNGSLHVLFS, encoded by the exons atgccactTCTTCCACTGGCACTGCTCACCCAACGCGTCCCCAACGCCTTCGCAGTCCTTGCCATGGCCGTGCAGGCGCGGCACTTCCCCCACAACAGCTTGGCCCCGGCGGCGGGCGCCTCCCTGTTCCTGGACGCCTACGCCGGGCGCGTGCCGGCACCGGCCCCGATCGGGGACGCCAGGACGGTGCTCAACGACGACTTCCCGCGCAGCGACCTCGCCTGGCCGTGCAACCACGGCCGCTTCCTGCCCAGGAAGCGGCCGCGCCTGGAGGCGGCGGACCAGGCACAGGCAGCGCTAGCAGCGGGTGGTGATCTCTTCCAAGATCAACGCGTGGGTATGCGTATGCCTCCGGCGTGCACGGAGCGCCTGCTGCAGCCAGCAGTGCCACCGCCGTTCGTCGACGTGCAGGTGCAGGGCCGGGCGGTGGGCTCCGGCGCCGCGTCCACCAGCGGGAGGATGGGAAATGGCGCGACGCCGCCCGCCGTCGTCTCGCTGGAGCTCCTGCCGTCGTGGACACACCGCCACGGCGTGGAGATCGACGCGCTCGTTCGACTCGAG GCGGAGAGGATGCGCGCGGCGCTGAAGGAGGCGCGGCGGAGGCACGCCCGCGCGCTGCTGGCCGCCGTGGCGCGCGCCGCGTCGGGGTCGGGGCGGCTGCGCGCGTCGGAGGCCGACCTCGAGCGCGCGCTCCGCCGCAACGCGGAGCTGGAGGAGAAGGCACGGCAGGCGGGCGCCGAGTGCCAGGCGTGGGTGGGCGTCGCCCGGAGCCACGAGGCCGTCGCCGCGGGGCTCCGCGCCACGCTGGACCAGGTCCTCCTGCGGTCGTCACCCTGCGGTGCTGGTGCGCGTGCGCCCGCGGCCGGCGGTGGCTGCCAGGCCGAGGACGCGCAGTTGTGCTGCTTCGAGGCGCACGCCACCGAGGacgacgacgccgacgacggCGCGTGCGCGTGCGCGTCCAGCACCAGCAGGTCCAAGTCGTTGGCGTGCAAGTCGTGTGGCGGCGGCGAGGCGTGCGTGCTGCTGCTCCCGTGCCGGCACCTGTGCCTGTGCCGCGTGTGCGAGGACGCCGTGGACGCTTGCCCCGTCTGCGCGAACACCAAGAACGGCTCGCTCCACGTCCTCTTCTCCTGA
- the LOC8075242 gene encoding probable BOI-related E3 ubiquitin-protein ligase 2 isoform X1, which translates to MAMQARHHSHDYFLSRAGSLFLDEYAGCVPLPTSPAVGIRDMPLLSDFAGSELSFGYSFLPRKRARMEDHRVVLPPAVMQGLVQVQVQLPMTSSNVMGSGAVTSTSGREIDALLRVEVRTSERMRAALEAAWRRHARALASAVGRTAAGRMRAAESELDGALRRNGELEETARQMVAECQAWMGVARSHEAVAAGLRASLDQLLLQSPPCAVATGGACEGHGETEDARSCCFEPGCSGGRGPQGAVEECRSCGGGEACVLLLPCRHLCLCRACEAAVDACLVCAAAKNASLLVLVS; encoded by the exons ATGGCCATGCAAGCGCGGCACCACTCCCACGACTACTTCCTATCGAGGGCCGGCTCCCTGTTCTTGGACGAGTACGCCGGGTGCGTGCCCCTGCCAACGTCGCCGGCGGTGGGGATCCGGGACATGCCGCTGCTCAGCGACTTTGCAGGCAGCGAGCTTAGCTTTGGCTACAGTTTCCTGCCGAGGAAGCGGGCGCGCATGGAGGATCACCGCGTTGTTCTGCCCCCGGCGGTGATGCAGGGGCTGGTGCAAGTGCAAGTGCAACTGCCGATGACATCCAGTAACGTGATGGGTTCCGGCGCCGTGACGTCCACAAGTGGGAGGGAGATCGACGCGCTGCTAAGAGTGGAGGTACGTACG AGCGAGAGGATGCGCGCGGCGCTGGAGGCGGCGTGGCGGAGGCACGCGCGGGCGCTGGCGTCCGCCGTGGGTCGAACAGCGGCGGGACGGATGCGCGCGGCGGAGTCGGAGCTGGACGGCGCGCTGCGGCGCAACGGGGAGCTGGAGGAGACGGCGCGGCAGATGGTCGCGGAGTGCCAGGCGTGGATGGGCGTCGCGAGGAGCCACGAGGCCGTCGCCGCCGGCCTCCGCGCCTCACTCGACCAGCTCCTCCTCCAGTCGCCCCCCTGCGCGGTGGCGACTGGCGGCGCTTGCGAGGGTCATGGGGAGACCGAGGACGCGCGGTCGTGCTGCTTCgagccaggctgctccggcggcCGCGGACCACAGGGGGCGGTGGAGGAGTGCAGGtcgtgcggcggcggcgaggcgtgCGTGCTGCTGCTCCCGTGCCGCCACCTGTGCCTGTGCCGCGCGTGCGAGGCCGCCGTCGACGCCTGCCTCGTCTGCGCCGCAGCCAAGAACGCATCGCTCCTTGTCCTGGTCTCTtga
- the LOC8075242 gene encoding probable BOI-related E3 ubiquitin-protein ligase 2 isoform X2, whose product MAMQARHHSHDYFLSRAGSLFLDEYAGCVPLPTSPAVGIRDMPLLSDFAGSELSFGYSFLPRKRARMEDHRVVLPPAVMQGLVQVQVQLPMTSSNVMGSGAVTSTSGREIDALLRVESERMRAALEAAWRRHARALASAVGRTAAGRMRAAESELDGALRRNGELEETARQMVAECQAWMGVARSHEAVAAGLRASLDQLLLQSPPCAVATGGACEGHGETEDARSCCFEPGCSGGRGPQGAVEECRSCGGGEACVLLLPCRHLCLCRACEAAVDACLVCAAAKNASLLVLVS is encoded by the exons ATGGCCATGCAAGCGCGGCACCACTCCCACGACTACTTCCTATCGAGGGCCGGCTCCCTGTTCTTGGACGAGTACGCCGGGTGCGTGCCCCTGCCAACGTCGCCGGCGGTGGGGATCCGGGACATGCCGCTGCTCAGCGACTTTGCAGGCAGCGAGCTTAGCTTTGGCTACAGTTTCCTGCCGAGGAAGCGGGCGCGCATGGAGGATCACCGCGTTGTTCTGCCCCCGGCGGTGATGCAGGGGCTGGTGCAAGTGCAAGTGCAACTGCCGATGACATCCAGTAACGTGATGGGTTCCGGCGCCGTGACGTCCACAAGTGGGAGGGAGATCGACGCGCTGCTAAGAGTGGAG AGCGAGAGGATGCGCGCGGCGCTGGAGGCGGCGTGGCGGAGGCACGCGCGGGCGCTGGCGTCCGCCGTGGGTCGAACAGCGGCGGGACGGATGCGCGCGGCGGAGTCGGAGCTGGACGGCGCGCTGCGGCGCAACGGGGAGCTGGAGGAGACGGCGCGGCAGATGGTCGCGGAGTGCCAGGCGTGGATGGGCGTCGCGAGGAGCCACGAGGCCGTCGCCGCCGGCCTCCGCGCCTCACTCGACCAGCTCCTCCTCCAGTCGCCCCCCTGCGCGGTGGCGACTGGCGGCGCTTGCGAGGGTCATGGGGAGACCGAGGACGCGCGGTCGTGCTGCTTCgagccaggctgctccggcggcCGCGGACCACAGGGGGCGGTGGAGGAGTGCAGGtcgtgcggcggcggcgaggcgtgCGTGCTGCTGCTCCCGTGCCGCCACCTGTGCCTGTGCCGCGCGTGCGAGGCCGCCGTCGACGCCTGCCTCGTCTGCGCCGCAGCCAAGAACGCATCGCTCCTTGTCCTGGTCTCTtga